From Deinococcus sp. HSC-46F16, the proteins below share one genomic window:
- a CDS encoding SRPBCC family protein, with protein sequence MAEDIHIRQSIVVRARPDVLYRLALEPRRRVRWDPNLARAEYEGGENTRLTPNVRVRFKFSRRLFGLSFTAKYGQLQAPLRGGWESVRHVGPFERLTQSWTFKAMPGGTEVTLGMNGRIRYRWVHKPVERLMHNLVISTLTALQRQVDAPGAQLMEDMGREMQRKQKEEQKAAKEAAKAARRRR encoded by the coding sequence ATGGCCGAGGACATCCACATCAGGCAGAGCATCGTGGTCAGGGCGCGTCCGGACGTGCTGTATCGCCTCGCGCTGGAACCCCGGCGCCGCGTCCGGTGGGACCCCAACCTCGCGCGGGCCGAGTACGAGGGCGGCGAGAACACCCGGCTCACGCCCAATGTGCGGGTGCGCTTCAAGTTCTCGCGGCGGCTCTTTGGCCTGAGCTTCACCGCCAAATACGGTCAGCTTCAGGCCCCGCTGCGGGGCGGCTGGGAGAGCGTGCGGCACGTCGGCCCCTTCGAGCGGCTCACGCAAAGCTGGACCTTCAAGGCGATGCCCGGCGGCACCGAGGTCACCTTGGGCATGAACGGCCGCATTCGCTACCGTTGGGTCCACAAACCCGTCGAGCGGCTGATGCACAACCTCGTCATCAGCACCCTGACGGCCCTGCAGCGGCAGGTCGACGCCCCCGGCGCCCAACTCATGGAAGACATGGGCCGCGAGATGCAGCGCAAGCAGAAGGAAGAGCAGAAGGCGGCCAAGGAAGCGGCCAAGGCCGCGCGGCGGCGCCGGTAG
- a CDS encoding YwqG family protein → MTLLLGAGLWYVARTPQIAERRPDMTEPSSRMTLRQDWQQPVTGERVTLAFEGGVARLERGGRVSEVVQPPFDEAAVREDTRAQFQTWGWNPFELRILRDMAQAGTLRENGRPLRVEDLGFPARLWEELDAFERETGMKDPPTVPAEYRSTLTVHTDDGAFAGTLSSEDTPADSLLWHPTPPMQERFAELMAVMAENVQIAPSPAEMPFEEQGRELAREGFVRMSPRCPDGSLWLPPAPEEERERLEQWAWPVVRPVVVPGTPAPWDSKLGGVPYRPRGAAWPTQPSGSPLYFVAQIDLTAANAQGHLPELPRRGLLQLFVANSDASYEEMVADPERSNPVARVLYWPEVVQDEAALTREVPAFTDEFQAETFTPPERVLAFLNDREFPSGIDRRLEWLEETTPESGMTELHVNGHRLGGHAMLINAAFPPAEDWRLLFQFDGDDVGGQIYGEFGGLGGWIGFFIRAEDLARRDFSRVRVELDAF, encoded by the coding sequence TTGACCCTGCTGCTGGGAGCGGGGCTGTGGTACGTCGCCCGCACCCCGCAGATCGCGGAGAGGAGACCGGACATGACCGAACCGAGCAGCCGCATGACCCTCCGGCAGGACTGGCAGCAGCCCGTGACGGGCGAGCGGGTGACCCTGGCCTTTGAAGGGGGCGTGGCCCGGCTGGAGCGCGGCGGGCGAGTCAGCGAGGTCGTTCAACCGCCCTTCGACGAGGCCGCCGTGCGGGAGGACACGCGGGCGCAATTTCAGACCTGGGGCTGGAATCCGTTCGAATTGCGAATCCTGCGCGACATGGCGCAGGCGGGCACCCTGCGCGAGAACGGTCGGCCCCTGCGCGTGGAAGACCTCGGCTTTCCGGCCCGGCTGTGGGAGGAACTGGACGCCTTCGAGCGGGAGACAGGGATGAAGGACCCGCCGACGGTTCCGGCGGAGTACCGCTCAACTTTGACCGTTCACACCGACGATGGGGCGTTTGCGGGCACCCTTTCCTCCGAGGACACCCCCGCCGATTCCCTGCTGTGGCACCCCACGCCGCCGATGCAGGAGCGGTTCGCGGAATTGATGGCGGTGATGGCGGAAAACGTCCAGATCGCCCCGTCCCCCGCCGAGATGCCCTTCGAGGAGCAGGGGCGGGAACTCGCGCGGGAGGGCTTTGTGCGAATGAGCCCCCGCTGCCCTGACGGCTCGCTGTGGCTGCCGCCCGCGCCGGAGGAGGAGCGGGAGCGGCTGGAGCAGTGGGCGTGGCCCGTCGTGCGCCCGGTGGTGGTGCCCGGCACGCCTGCCCCCTGGGACAGCAAGCTGGGAGGCGTTCCCTACCGCCCCAGGGGAGCGGCGTGGCCCACCCAGCCGTCCGGCAGCCCGCTCTACTTCGTAGCGCAGATCGATCTGACCGCAGCCAACGCCCAGGGCCACCTGCCGGAGTTGCCGCGCCGGGGCCTGCTGCAATTGTTCGTGGCCAATTCGGACGCCTCTTACGAGGAGATGGTCGCGGACCCGGAGAGGAGCAATCCGGTCGCCCGCGTCCTGTACTGGCCGGAAGTCGTGCAGGACGAGGCGGCGCTGACCCGCGAAGTTCCCGCCTTCACCGACGAGTTTCAGGCCGAGACGTTCACGCCGCCGGAGCGTGTCCTGGCCTTTTTGAACGACCGCGAGTTCCCGTCGGGGATAGATCGGCGCCTGGAGTGGCTGGAGGAGACGACTCCGGAGAGCGGGATGACCGAGCTTCATGTCAACGGGCACCGTCTGGGCGGTCACGCCATGCTCATCAACGCGGCTTTCCCGCCTGCCGAGGACTGGCGCCTGCTCTTCCAGTTCGACGGCGACGACGTGGGCGGGCAGATTTACGGCGAGTTTGGCGGGCTGGGCGGGTGGATCGGGTTCTTCATCAGGGCAGAAGACCTCGCGCGGCGGGATTTCTCGCGGGTGAGGGTCGAGCTGGACGCCTTCTGA
- a CDS encoding WD40 repeat domain-containing protein, with product MTAAPERPRPTRLQRVLTVLMVPLLVFNLVGIARAVWDSRPVQTWRAQQNGLPVYLRGGGLYEGLDHAAQSPDGRWVAIGGSRKYGDSFTARVALWEAATMDRRWTTDLPTADFRSVNDLVWSPDSRTVWIHDDEGRVTALDAASGGVRGEWRSFEWQPCVFAALPQGLLLTDAAGPGRDRPVRLTLRRWSDGAVVWRAPFACWWEAGGSVDAAGTTLAYSPRRGEVALYDLRTRQPRPERFRFGGEEGPYSLALTPDGARVAAGWGEGTLTVWDVAAGREVWRTRPHRGLVRALDWNPAGTALASAGFDGCGGWRSECVVVTRAAPDGPQSRVVWWQRYDVPDTVQWLGPDRLLLGQGEGSRVVAVPGE from the coding sequence ATGACCGCCGCGCCCGAGCGCCCCCGTCCCACCCGGCTTCAGCGCGTGCTGACGGTGCTGATGGTTCCGCTGCTGGTCTTCAACCTCGTGGGCATCGCCCGCGCCGTGTGGGACTCGCGGCCGGTGCAGACGTGGCGGGCGCAGCAGAACGGCCTGCCCGTCTACCTTCGGGGCGGCGGCCTCTACGAGGGCCTCGACCACGCCGCGCAGTCGCCGGACGGCCGCTGGGTGGCGATTGGAGGGAGCCGCAAATACGGCGACAGCTTCACCGCGCGGGTGGCGCTCTGGGAGGCGGCCACGATGGACCGGCGCTGGACGACGGACCTCCCCACGGCCGACTTCCGCAGCGTGAACGATCTGGTCTGGTCCCCCGACAGCCGCACGGTCTGGATTCACGACGACGAGGGCCGGGTGACCGCGCTGGACGCGGCCAGCGGAGGGGTGCGGGGGGAGTGGCGCTCCTTTGAATGGCAGCCCTGCGTATTTGCCGCGCTGCCCCAGGGCCTGCTGCTCACCGACGCGGCGGGACCGGGGCGCGACCGGCCCGTGCGCCTCACCCTGCGGCGCTGGTCGGACGGGGCGGTGGTGTGGCGGGCGCCCTTCGCGTGCTGGTGGGAGGCGGGCGGCAGCGTGGACGCGGCTGGAACCACGCTGGCCTACAGCCCCCGGCGGGGCGAGGTGGCTCTCTATGACCTGCGGACGCGCCAGCCCCGTCCCGAACGCTTCCGCTTCGGCGGCGAGGAGGGACCCTACAGCCTCGCCCTCACGCCGGACGGGGCGCGGGTGGCCGCCGGGTGGGGGGAAGGAACCCTGACCGTCTGGGACGTGGCGGCCGGGCGGGAGGTGTGGCGGACCCGGCCCCACCGGGGGCTGGTGCGGGCGCTCGACTGGAACCCGGCGGGAACGGCGCTGGCCTCTGCCGGGTTCGACGGGTGCGGCGGCTGGCGCAGCGAGTGCGTGGTGGTGACCCGCGCCGCACCGGACGGCCCGCAGAGCCGGGTGGTCTGGTGGCAGCGCTACGACGTGCCCGACACCGTGCAGTGGCTCGGCCCCGACCGGTTGCTGCTGGGCCAGGGGGAGGGGTCGCGGGTGGTGGCGGTGCCGGGGGAGTGA
- the gnd gene encoding phosphogluconate dehydrogenase (NAD(+)-dependent, decarboxylating) — MKLGMIGLGKMGGNMVLRLVQGGQPVVGYDRSEESVALIEQGGAQGARTMDELIAALGEPGQRAVWVMVPAGTITQAVIDDLAGRLAPGDIVIDGGNSNFKDTMRRAEALAEKGIQMVDVGTSGGIWGLKEGYAMMVGGPSEAVERLRPFLEALAPAPDKGWGRMGPSGSGHYVKMVHNGIEYGMMQAYAEGFELLHAREDYGLDMAQIAELWRHGSVIRSWLLDLTAEALANEADFSQLSDYVADSGEGRWTVIDSIELGIPTPVITLATQMRFRSQQEVSYAGQMLSAMRRAFGGHAVKILESTRQEAVVPEVQPGEHPAAAAPQNIDAGAAQPQSSGEEAQQLGETGQTRVTGDGA, encoded by the coding sequence ATGAAACTCGGAATGATCGGGCTGGGCAAGATGGGCGGGAACATGGTGCTGCGTCTCGTGCAGGGGGGGCAGCCGGTCGTCGGCTACGACCGCAGCGAGGAGAGCGTGGCCCTGATCGAACAGGGCGGGGCACAGGGCGCCCGCACGATGGACGAGCTGATCGCCGCGCTGGGCGAACCCGGCCAGCGGGCCGTGTGGGTGATGGTGCCTGCCGGGACCATCACGCAGGCGGTGATCGACGATCTCGCGGGGAGGCTCGCGCCCGGTGACATCGTCATTGACGGGGGCAACTCCAATTTCAAGGACACCATGCGGCGGGCGGAGGCCCTGGCCGAGAAGGGCATCCAGATGGTCGACGTGGGCACCTCGGGCGGCATCTGGGGCCTGAAGGAAGGCTACGCGATGATGGTGGGCGGCCCAAGTGAGGCGGTGGAGCGCCTGCGCCCCTTTCTGGAAGCCCTCGCGCCCGCGCCCGACAAGGGCTGGGGCCGGATGGGGCCGTCGGGCTCCGGGCACTACGTCAAGATGGTCCACAACGGCATCGAATACGGAATGATGCAGGCCTACGCCGAGGGTTTCGAGCTGCTGCACGCCCGCGAGGACTACGGGCTGGACATGGCCCAGATCGCCGAACTGTGGCGGCACGGCTCGGTGATTCGCTCGTGGCTGCTTGACCTCACCGCCGAGGCCCTCGCCAACGAGGCCGACTTCTCGCAGCTCTCCGACTACGTGGCCGACTCGGGCGAGGGGCGCTGGACCGTGATCGACTCCATCGAACTCGGGATTCCCACGCCGGTCATCACGCTGGCGACCCAGATGCGTTTCCGCTCGCAGCAGGAGGTCAGCTACGCCGGGCAGATGCTCTCGGCGATGCGGCGGGCCTTCGGTGGGCACGCGGTCAAGATTCTGGAGTCCACCCGGCAAGAAGCCGTGGTGCCCGAGGTGCAGCCCGGCGAGCATCCGGCGGCGGCGGCCCCGCAGAACATCGACGCGGGCGCGGCGCAGCCCCAGAGCAGCGGTGAGGAAGCGCAGCAGCTCGGCGAGACGGGCCAGACCCGCGTGACGGGAGACGGCGCGTGA
- the zwf gene encoding glucose-6-phosphate dehydrogenase: MTAGQNTQAPGGDGPGADGHNPFRTAMRRSRAPEPATLVIFGATGDLARRKLLPAVFGLWQDGLLGSAFNIVGVGRQEMTDEQFKDYALEALQSSKETDAPQPGSLEKFRELLYYEYGDFGGDEVYDLVRKELDRAEEAHGGRKNALFYLSTPPSLFEPISNGLGRLGLADESEGWRRLVIEKPFGRDLDSARELNGAIHRVWDESQVYRIDHYLGKETVQNLMAIRFGNAIFEPLWNRAMIDHVQITAAEDLGLEGRAGYYEEAGVIRDMLQNHLLQLFALTAMEPPVAFDAGAIRDEKVKVLRAVRPIPAGRVPEVAVRGQYGPGTLYGEAVPGYREEPGVKEGSPTPTYVAVKLEVDNWRWQGVPFFLRTGKRLPKKVTEIAVVFKRPPLGMFPGGLERNVLAFRIQPDEGVSLKFSSKSPGQEMVLREVVMDFRYDAFGAPLESPYSRLLLDAMLGDATLFPREDEVDCAWQLVSGLLETAEGTPPQDFPNYPAGTWGPEAADELIGPDRRWRRL, encoded by the coding sequence GTGACCGCAGGCCAGAACACCCAGGCCCCCGGCGGGGACGGCCCCGGAGCGGATGGACACAACCCCTTCCGGACCGCCATGCGCCGCAGCCGCGCTCCCGAGCCCGCCACGCTGGTGATCTTCGGCGCGACCGGCGACCTCGCCCGGCGCAAGCTGCTGCCCGCCGTGTTCGGGTTGTGGCAGGACGGGCTGCTGGGAAGTGCCTTCAACATCGTCGGGGTGGGCCGTCAGGAGATGACGGACGAGCAGTTCAAGGATTACGCGCTCGAGGCCCTCCAAAGCAGCAAGGAGACGGACGCCCCGCAGCCCGGCAGTCTGGAGAAATTCCGCGAACTGCTGTACTACGAATACGGCGACTTCGGCGGCGACGAGGTGTATGACCTCGTGCGCAAGGAACTCGACCGGGCCGAGGAGGCGCACGGCGGGCGCAAGAATGCCCTCTTTTACCTCTCCACGCCCCCCAGCCTCTTCGAGCCGATCTCGAATGGCCTCGGAAGGCTGGGCCTCGCGGACGAGTCGGAGGGGTGGCGGCGGCTGGTGATCGAGAAGCCGTTCGGGCGCGACCTCGATTCGGCCCGCGAGCTGAACGGGGCCATTCACCGCGTCTGGGACGAGTCGCAGGTCTACCGCATCGACCACTACCTGGGCAAGGAGACGGTCCAGAACCTGATGGCGATCCGCTTCGGCAACGCGATTTTCGAGCCGCTGTGGAACCGCGCCATGATCGACCACGTGCAGATCACCGCCGCCGAGGACCTGGGCCTGGAGGGCCGCGCCGGGTACTACGAGGAAGCCGGGGTGATCCGCGACATGCTGCAAAACCACCTGCTGCAACTGTTCGCGCTGACCGCAATGGAGCCGCCCGTCGCCTTCGACGCGGGCGCCATCCGCGACGAGAAGGTGAAGGTGCTGCGGGCGGTGCGGCCCATTCCGGCGGGGCGCGTGCCCGAGGTCGCCGTGCGCGGCCAGTACGGTCCCGGCACCCTCTACGGCGAGGCGGTGCCCGGCTACCGCGAGGAACCCGGCGTGAAGGAAGGCAGCCCTACCCCGACCTACGTGGCGGTCAAGCTGGAGGTCGACAACTGGCGCTGGCAGGGGGTGCCCTTTTTCCTGCGGACGGGCAAGCGGCTCCCCAAAAAGGTCACTGAGATCGCTGTGGTCTTCAAGCGCCCGCCGCTGGGCATGTTTCCCGGCGGGCTGGAGCGCAACGTGCTGGCCTTCCGCATCCAGCCCGACGAGGGGGTCAGCCTGAAGTTTTCCTCCAAATCGCCGGGGCAGGAGATGGTGCTGCGCGAGGTGGTCATGGACTTCCGCTACGACGCCTTCGGGGCACCGCTGGAAAGTCCCTACTCCCGGCTCCTGCTCGACGCAATGCTGGGCGACGCCACCCTCTTTCCCCGCGAGGACGAGGTGGACTGCGCGTGGCAGCTCGTCTCCGGCCTGCTGGAAACCGCCGAGGGCACGCCCCCGCAGGACTTCCCCAACTACCCCGCCGGAACCTGGGGACCGGAGGCGGCGGACGAGTTGATCGGACCGGACCGGCGCTGGAGGCGGCTGTGA
- a CDS encoding glucose-6-phosphate dehydrogenase assembly protein OpcA: protein MTSPTDLPVLGPVETSVREAQSALDDLWAQTQVETRAYTGNIIALTVGRHLARVEEALAGLEGRYAGRQIIGVMDAPGGEVRVQVSLVPQPGGLYIERLRLSADPEGLQGAILPLLRPATVNHVWWGADTRPGGVLLSELTEIADQVIADSLTLDIPPARHYALADLGWSRSAGWREGLAQLFDSPDAARQLGRVRELEVTYVGENDLPARLFAGWVASTLGWPDLGDVTYRPGDCGRENGDLCGLELRGDGVRFTLVAAGGDLVRTGCEWPGMTRRTELNVPRMTLAEGLARVMARPERREVFERAWSLARAQLEAERGS from the coding sequence ATGACCTCCCCCACCGACCTTCCTGTCCTCGGCCCGGTCGAGACCTCCGTGCGGGAGGCGCAGTCGGCGCTGGACGACCTCTGGGCACAGACGCAGGTGGAGACGCGGGCCTATACCGGCAACATCATCGCGCTAACCGTGGGGCGGCACCTCGCGCGGGTCGAGGAGGCGCTCGCCGGGCTGGAGGGGCGCTACGCGGGGCGGCAGATTATCGGGGTGATGGACGCGCCGGGCGGCGAGGTGCGGGTGCAGGTCAGCCTGGTGCCGCAGCCGGGCGGGCTGTATATCGAGCGGCTGCGGCTCTCCGCCGATCCCGAGGGCCTGCAAGGGGCCATCCTCCCGCTGCTGCGTCCAGCCACCGTCAACCATGTCTGGTGGGGGGCCGACACCCGCCCCGGTGGGGTGCTGCTCTCCGAACTCACCGAAATTGCCGATCAGGTCATCGCGGACAGCCTGACCCTCGACATTCCCCCGGCGCGGCACTACGCGCTGGCCGACCTGGGGTGGAGCCGCTCGGCGGGCTGGCGCGAGGGGCTGGCGCAACTGTTCGACAGTCCCGACGCCGCGCGGCAACTGGGGCGGGTGCGCGAGCTGGAAGTGACCTACGTGGGGGAAAACGACCTCCCCGCCCGCCTGTTTGCCGGGTGGGTGGCGAGCACGCTGGGCTGGCCCGACCTGGGGGACGTGACCTACCGTCCCGGCGACTGCGGGCGCGAGAACGGGGACCTGTGCGGCCTGGAGCTGCGCGGAGATGGGGTGCGGTTTACCCTCGTCGCGGCCGGGGGGGACCTCGTGCGGACCGGGTGCGAGTGGCCGGGCATGACCCGCCGGACCGAACTCAACGTCCCCCGCATGACCCTGGCCGAGGGCCTCGCCCGCGTGATGGCCCGCCCCGAACGCCGCGAGGTCTTCGAGCGGGCCTGGTCGCTGGCCCGGGCACAGTTGGAGGCAGAACGGGGGAGCTGA
- the queG gene encoding tRNA epoxyqueuosine(34) reductase QueG, which translates to MNAADTLSDLAVSLGADAVGWAPAQVPAPAVAEYAGWLAAGRHAGMEYLERQLPARSDPASRLEGAGSVLVLGVSHAFADPGPPPGGVRVGRVARYAWTPDYHDQLQPVLTRLEEEAARLGFRARGYVDHGPVMERLFAAGAFLGWRGKSGMTVSTRLGAFVTLAVLLTDLPFEGTAQAHPDRCGRCFRCVAACPTGAIGDDRKIDARRCISYLTIEHRGPLPHDLRPGVGDWLFGCDVCSEVCPWSQKAGPLAGLLKPDPELAHPDLSAFFGVSERGFERRFAGTAFLRPRRKGMARNALTILGNTRASQGWPLLLAGAEDPAWEVREAAAWALGQWSEGGHMRPLLDDPHPAVRETAARALTLAS; encoded by the coding sequence GTGAACGCCGCCGACACCCTCTCCGACCTCGCCGTCTCCCTCGGGGCCGACGCGGTGGGGTGGGCACCTGCCCAGGTTCCGGCCCCGGCGGTGGCCGAATACGCGGGCTGGCTGGCGGCGGGGCGGCACGCGGGGATGGAGTACCTGGAGCGGCAGCTTCCGGCCCGCTCGGACCCGGCCTCGCGGCTGGAGGGCGCGGGCAGCGTGCTCGTGCTGGGCGTGTCGCACGCCTTTGCGGACCCCGGCCCTCCGCCCGGCGGGGTGCGGGTGGGCCGGGTGGCCCGCTATGCCTGGACCCCCGACTACCACGACCAGCTTCAGCCTGTGCTGACCCGGCTGGAGGAGGAGGCCGCGCGGCTGGGCTTCCGGGCACGCGGCTACGTGGACCACGGCCCCGTCATGGAGCGCCTCTTCGCGGCCGGGGCCTTCCTGGGCTGGCGCGGCAAGTCGGGCATGACGGTCAGCACGCGGCTGGGGGCCTTCGTGACGCTGGCGGTGCTGCTCACCGACCTCCCCTTTGAGGGGACGGCCCAGGCCCACCCCGACCGCTGTGGCCGCTGCTTTCGCTGCGTGGCGGCCTGCCCGACGGGGGCCATCGGGGACGACCGCAAGATCGATGCCCGGCGCTGCATCTCCTACCTCACCATCGAGCACCGGGGGCCGCTGCCGCACGACCTCCGCCCCGGCGTGGGCGACTGGCTGTTCGGGTGCGACGTGTGCTCGGAAGTCTGCCCGTGGTCGCAGAAGGCAGGTCCACTCGCCGGGCTCCTGAAGCCCGACCCGGAATTGGCGCACCCGGACCTCTCGGCCTTTTTCGGGGTCAGCGAGCGGGGGTTCGAGCGCCGCTTCGCAGGCACCGCCTTCCTGCGCCCGCGCCGCAAGGGGATGGCCCGCAATGCCCTCACCATCCTGGGCAACACCCGCGCTTCCCAGGGCTGGCCCCTCCTCCTCGCCGGGGCGGAGGACCCCGCCTGGGAGGTGCGGGAGGCGGCGGCGTGGGCGCTGGGGCAGTGGAGCGAGGGGGGCCACATGCGCCCGCTGCTGGATGACCCCCACCCGGCGGTGCGGGAGACGGCCGCGCGGGCCTTGACCCTGGCTTCATGA
- a CDS encoding nuclear transport factor 2 family protein, whose product MATLTEQFMQALRTTEDRRDPTPLVELFAEGCTLRNMTTQEWSGLDGARDFWTRYLENFSTIHSEFFHHADDGRTGVMEWEATGQLAGGHDIAYRGSSVIEHDGQKVQAFRTYYDSAAFVKPAVEGQEQG is encoded by the coding sequence ATGGCGACCCTGACCGAACAGTTCATGCAGGCCCTGCGGACCACTGAGGACCGCCGCGATCCCACCCCGCTCGTGGAGCTTTTCGCCGAAGGCTGCACCCTGCGCAACATGACCACCCAGGAGTGGAGCGGGCTGGACGGGGCGCGGGACTTCTGGACCCGTTACCTGGAGAACTTCAGCACCATCCACAGCGAGTTCTTCCACCACGCCGACGACGGGCGCACGGGAGTCATGGAGTGGGAGGCGACCGGGCAGCTCGCGGGCGGGCACGACATCGCCTACCGGGGCAGCAGCGTGATCGAGCACGACGGCCAGAAGGTGCAGGCTTTCCGCACCTACTACGACTCGGCCGCCTTCGTGAAGCCCGCCGTGGAGGGCCAGGAGCAGGGCTGA